In Symmachiella dynata, the following are encoded in one genomic region:
- a CDS encoding rhamnulokinase: MSTPCYLAVDLGAASGRVIAGHVENGQVTLEELHRFPNGAVNVAGTLRWDVLALWNEIQNGLTIAAEKFGKDIVSVGVDTWGVDYVLLGQGDELLGLPYHYRDARTDNIMDVALSHVPRHKIFEQTGLQFLPFNTLFQLVAMRHAQPRILDAAERLLLMPDFFHWLLSGSQVIEFTNATTTQCLDPNTGTWADDLLRKFEIPTNIFPEIVPTGTKLGTLRGEVAHKTGLGRINVVAPATHDTGAAIAAIPTQHTGQPNWAYISSGTWSLMGVEVPEAIVSHRALELNVTNEGGIDGTYRLLKNIAGLWLVQESRRAFAQQGKSLDYEQLQNLARDAQPFRSLLDPDDSAFLAPDDMPTAIAAYCSGTGQPEPETEGQIVRCALESLALKYRMVLGWLEELTGVTTEVIHIVGGGTQNALLCQFAANACRRPVVAGPVEATALGNVLIQARTDGAVGSLSDIRKVVARSVELKHYQPDNVDAWDEAYRRYHDLLAIPRR, from the coding sequence ATGTCCACCCCTTGTTACCTCGCCGTCGACCTGGGAGCGGCCAGTGGCCGCGTCATTGCCGGTCATGTCGAAAATGGCCAAGTCACTCTGGAAGAACTGCACCGATTTCCCAACGGCGCCGTCAATGTCGCCGGGACTTTGCGGTGGGATGTGCTGGCGCTTTGGAATGAAATCCAAAACGGACTCACCATCGCTGCCGAAAAATTTGGGAAAGACATCGTCTCGGTCGGTGTCGATACCTGGGGCGTCGACTATGTGCTGCTGGGGCAGGGGGATGAACTGCTGGGGCTTCCCTACCATTATCGCGACGCCCGCACCGACAACATCATGGACGTCGCCTTGTCCCACGTTCCCCGACACAAAATCTTTGAACAAACCGGCCTGCAATTTCTGCCGTTCAACACGTTGTTCCAATTGGTCGCCATGCGGCATGCGCAGCCGCGAATTCTCGATGCCGCCGAGCGACTGTTGTTGATGCCCGACTTTTTTCACTGGTTGCTCTCCGGCAGCCAGGTCATCGAATTCACCAACGCCACCACCACTCAATGCCTCGACCCCAACACCGGCACCTGGGCCGATGACCTGCTGCGCAAGTTTGAAATTCCGACCAATATCTTTCCCGAAATCGTCCCCACGGGGACGAAGTTGGGAACGCTCCGCGGAGAAGTCGCGCATAAAACCGGCTTGGGGCGAATCAACGTCGTCGCTCCGGCAACACACGACACCGGCGCCGCCATCGCCGCCATCCCCACGCAACACACCGGCCAACCGAATTGGGCCTACATCAGCTCCGGCACATGGTCATTGATGGGAGTCGAAGTTCCCGAAGCAATCGTTTCGCACCGCGCGCTGGAATTGAACGTCACCAACGAAGGAGGCATCGATGGCACCTACCGGCTGCTGAAAAACATCGCCGGATTGTGGCTGGTGCAAGAATCTCGCCGGGCATTCGCTCAACAGGGCAAATCGTTGGATTACGAGCAACTGCAAAACCTCGCCCGCGACGCGCAGCCATTTCGCTCGTTGCTCGATCCCGACGACAGCGCTTTTCTCGCGCCCGACGACATGCCGACCGCCATCGCCGCCTATTGCAGCGGCACCGGACAGCCCGAGCCGGAAACCGAAGGACAAATCGTCCGCTGCGCACTGGAAAGCTTGGCGCTCAAATACCGCATGGTGCTCGGCTGGCTGGAAGAACTGACCGGTGTGACGACCGAAGTGATCCACATCGTCGGCGGCGGCACGCAAAACGCTTTGCTCTGCCAATTCGCCGCCAACGCCTGTCGCCGCCCCGTCGTCGCCGGTCCGGTCGAAGCCACCGCCTTGGGCAACGTCCTCATCCAAGCCCGCACCGACGGAGCCGTCGGCAGTCTGTCCGACATCCGCAAAGTCGTCGCCCGCTCGGTCGAATTGAAGCATTACCAACCCGACAACGTCGACGCCTGGGACGAAGCCTATCGCCGCTACCACGACCTACTCGCCATCCCCCGGCGGTAA
- a CDS encoding leucine-rich repeat domain-containing protein — protein MTKTTNKSRLPRTGTLMLIAVVLLIGGGGVMVWVPYHRNQTVISEVENLGGTTESKIIRPFWVPNAVDDEHLKPFERVWQVDLHDTQISDVGLESLRGITSLVTLRLENTQISDASLENLRGLTNLENLALTNTQVSDAGLEHLRGLTNLQHLSLTNNHVSDAGLEHLRELTKLSGLKLERAQVSDSGLEHLHGLTNLETLNLFFTTEVTRAGIKKLQKALPGCKIGWIPTAEYHETP, from the coding sequence ATGACCAAAACCACCAACAAAAGCCGTCTGCCGCGCACGGGTACGCTGATGCTCATTGCTGTGGTTTTGCTGATTGGCGGCGGAGGGGTGATGGTTTGGGTGCCTTATCATCGAAATCAAACGGTGATTTCTGAAGTTGAGAATCTTGGCGGAACAACAGAATCGAAGATCATTCGTCCATTCTGGGTACCAAATGCGGTGGACGATGAGCATTTGAAACCATTTGAACGAGTGTGGCAAGTTGATTTACATGACACTCAAATCAGTGATGTTGGCTTAGAGTCTCTCCGTGGGATCACAAGTCTTGTGACACTGAGACTCGAAAACACGCAAATTAGCGATGCTAGCCTGGAAAATCTTCGGGGGCTGACAAACCTTGAAAATTTGGCGCTCACAAATACGCAAGTCAGTGATGCAGGGCTTGAACATCTTCGAGGGCTAACGAACCTTCAGCATTTATCACTCACCAACAACCATGTCAGCGATGCGGGACTTGAGCATCTCAGAGAATTGACCAAGCTTTCTGGACTGAAACTCGAAAGAGCCCAAGTAAGTGATTCAGGACTTGAGCATCTCCATGGGCTGACCAACCTTGAGACTTTGAACCTCTTCTTCACCACGGAAGTCACAAGAGCCGGAATCAAGAAACTCCAAAAAGCACTACCCGGTTGCAAAATCGGGTGGATACCGACGGCAGAATACCACGAAACCCCTTAA
- a CDS encoding leucine-rich repeat domain-containing protein — MLLIAVVLLVGGGALMVWLPYHQEQRAIAEIERHDGLFLSEVIRPAWIPSAVDVEYLEVLERVTEIYLSDTQVSDAGLEHLQGLTKLEYLHLDNTQVSDAGLEHLRGLTNLESLDFGNTQVSDTGLKHLQGLTKLEYLHLDNTQVSDAGLEHLRGLTNLESLDFGNTQVSDTGLKHLQGLTKLEYLHLDNTQVSDAGLEHLRSLTNLESLDFGNTQVSDAGLKYLHGLPNLWELDLRNTQVTDAGLEKLRGLTKLKELSLAMTQVSEEGLQKLRGLTKLKNLDLRDTQVGDEGLAQLPGATKLENLWLDDTQVSDAGVDHLRGLTNLQLLTLHNTQVTRAGIEKLQKSLPDCEIYWTPPAE, encoded by the coding sequence ATGTTGCTGATTGCTGTGGTGTTGCTGGTTGGCGGTGGGGCATTGATGGTGTGGTTGCCTTATCACCAGGAACAGCGAGCGATTGCTGAAATCGAGAGACATGATGGCCTATTTCTTTCGGAGGTCATTCGTCCTGCTTGGATTCCAAGTGCGGTGGATGTTGAGTATTTGGAAGTACTTGAGAGAGTAACGGAAATATATTTATCCGATACCCAGGTCAGTGATGCTGGGCTTGAGCATCTGCAAGGGCTGACTAAACTCGAATACCTACATCTCGACAACACCCAAGTCAGCGATGCTGGCCTTGAACACCTCCGAGGTCTGACAAATCTTGAAAGTTTAGACTTCGGTAATACCCAAGTCAGTGATACTGGGCTTAAGCATCTGCAAGGGCTGACCAAACTCGAATACCTACATCTCGACAACACCCAAGTCAGCGATGCTGGCCTTGAACACCTCCGAGGTCTGACAAATCTTGAAAGTTTAGACTTCGGTAATACCCAAGTCAGTGATACTGGGCTTAAGCATCTGCAAGGGCTGACCAAACTCGAATACCTACATCTCGACAACACCCAAGTCAGCGATGCTGGCCTTGAACACCTCCGAAGTCTGACAAATCTTGAAAGTTTAGACTTCGGTAATACCCAAGTCAGTGATGCAGGGCTTAAATATCTCCATGGGCTGCCCAACCTATGGGAGCTTGACCTCCGAAATACCCAAGTCACTGATGCGGGACTTGAGAAACTCCGCGGGTTAACCAAGCTTAAAGAGCTTTCTCTCGCAATGACCCAAGTCAGTGAGGAGGGACTTCAGAAGCTCCGCGGATTGACGAAGCTTAAGAATTTAGATCTTCGTGATACTCAAGTCGGTGACGAAGGGCTAGCGCAACTCCCAGGGGCGACGAAACTCGAAAACCTGTGGCTCGACGACACTCAAGTCAGTGATGCTGGTGTAGATCATCTGAGAGGGCTGACCAACCTTCAACTCCTGACCCTCCATAATACCCAAGTCACAAGAGCCGGAATCGAGAAACTCCAAAAATCCCTACCCGATTGCGAAATCTATTGGACACCGCCAGCAGAATAA
- a CDS encoding leucine-rich repeat domain-containing protein → MTKTTPQSRLPRTGIMLILAVVLLIGGGALMVWVPYQREQTVIAEIEKLGGEIQAEIIRPAWIPDVVDDEYLWVFERVDYIDLSDTQVSNAGLRNLQELKNLRTLWLGNTQVGDAGLEHLQALTSLYNLSLNDLRVSDAGLKHLRGLTNLYWVSLDGTQVSDAGLVHLRRLTKLNNLYLDNTQVTDAGIERLRGLVQLHCLSFNNTQVTDAGLEGLKGRTELTNLDLDYTRVSDAGLEHLRELPNIKSLSLEYTQVTKAGIEKLKETHPNCIIDWIQSAE, encoded by the coding sequence ATGACCAAAACCACCCCCCAAAGCCGTCTGCCACGCACGGGCATCATGTTGATTCTTGCTGTGGTGTTGCTGATCGGTGGTGGAGCATTAATGGTGTGGGTGCCTTATCAGCGTGAGCAAACGGTAATTGCTGAGATTGAAAAGCTTGGAGGCGAAATTCAAGCAGAGATCATTCGTCCTGCTTGGATTCCAGATGTGGTGGACGATGAGTATTTGTGGGTGTTCGAGAGAGTCGATTACATTGATTTATCTGATACTCAAGTCAGTAACGCGGGGCTCAGGAATCTCCAAGAACTGAAGAATCTTAGAACCCTTTGGCTCGGTAACACACAAGTTGGTGATGCTGGGCTTGAACATCTTCAAGCATTGACCAGTCTTTATAATCTTTCTCTCAACGATCTCCGAGTCAGTGATGCAGGGCTGAAACACCTCCGAGGACTGACTAACCTATACTGGGTGTCACTCGACGGGACCCAAGTTAGCGATGCCGGGCTGGTCCATCTCCGCAGACTCACCAAGCTTAACAATTTGTACCTCGACAATACCCAAGTCACTGATGCGGGAATTGAACGACTCCGAGGGCTAGTCCAACTACATTGCCTCTCCTTCAATAATACTCAAGTCACTGACGCGGGGCTGGAAGGTCTCAAAGGTCGGACAGAACTTACAAACTTGGACCTCGATTATACCCGTGTCAGTGATGCGGGACTTGAGCATCTTCGGGAACTGCCCAACATTAAGAGTCTATCACTGGAATATACCCAGGTTACAAAAGCTGGGATTGAAAAACTCAAGGAAACTCACCCCAATTGCATAATTGATTGGATACAATCAGCGGAATAA
- a CDS encoding leucine-rich repeat domain-containing protein, with protein MTETTPKRRRPRKRVILLIVVLLAVSSAVLAVWWPYYCEQVAIAKIDELGGLTRTGIVRPRWIPEAVDDRYLVLFERIDAISLSVPQVGDAELEQFRKLTNLQILILNNTQVGDAGLARLRKRKKIWDLSLDQTQVTDAGLEHLRELPNLQWLSLKNTQVSDAGLKHLQGLSKLQLLSLDETQVTDAGLAHLKGLNKLVALSLNNTQIGDVGVESLGELKTLRYLSVCNTQVTRDGYWALRLALHGCDIRWTPPAK; from the coding sequence ATGACCGAAACCACCCCCAAACGCCGACGACCGCGCAAACGCGTGATACTGCTCATCGTCGTGCTGTTGGCGGTGAGTAGTGCTGTGCTGGCCGTCTGGTGGCCGTATTATTGTGAGCAAGTGGCGATCGCTAAAATCGATGAATTGGGGGGATTGACACGGACGGGGATCGTGCGTCCTCGCTGGATTCCTGAAGCGGTCGATGATCGTTATTTGGTCCTGTTTGAGCGAATCGATGCGATCAGTCTGTCAGTTCCCCAGGTCGGCGATGCGGAACTTGAGCAATTTCGCAAATTGACCAACTTACAGATCCTGATTCTCAACAACACACAAGTCGGCGACGCGGGGCTTGCTCGACTGCGAAAACGGAAAAAAATTTGGGACCTTTCGCTGGATCAGACCCAAGTCACCGATGCCGGGCTTGAGCACCTGCGGGAATTGCCCAACCTGCAATGGCTGAGCCTGAAAAACACGCAAGTATCTGACGCCGGGCTTAAGCATCTGCAAGGACTCAGCAAACTTCAACTCCTTTCGCTGGATGAGACCCAGGTCACTGATGCGGGACTTGCGCATCTCAAGGGATTGAACAAACTAGTGGCCCTCTCGCTGAATAACACGCAGATCGGCGACGTCGGGGTCGAGTCGCTCGGTGAGCTGAAGACCCTCAGATACCTCTCTGTCTGTAACACCCAAGTCACGCGAGACGGATACTGGGCCCTTCGGTTAGCTCTGCATGGTTGTGATATCCGCTGGACGCCTCCAGCGAAATAG
- a CDS encoding sulfatase, which produces MRVSLVLLFGVLFAIVADAGTLAAADADKPNVLFLICDDLNCDLGCYGHPQVKSPNIDRLAQRGVRFSNAYCQYPLCGPSRASFMTGLYPDQTLIHRNSIYIRETVPNVKTMSQMFRSEGHFATRIGKIYHYGVPRHIGTSGHDDPFSWDYTINPRGRDKDEEDLIFSLIPGQFGGTMSWLAAEGTDEEQTDGIAATNATELLQTYAADKRQFYLAVGLYRPHTPYVAPKKYFDMYPLDKIRVPTVPDGYLDTLPKPAVRAIRRKKQNSNLPDKLARQAIQAYYASITFADAQVGRILDALDEAGLSDNTIVLFTSDHGYHMGEHGHYQKTTLFENAARVPLIIAGPGVTAKGAITSALAEMVDFYPTLAEMTGLTTPDYLPGVSLVPVLKDPTQTPRDSALTQYDSGYSIRTPRYRYTHWGPDGEDGAELYDHQTDPEEMVNLANKPEFAELALQLSKQLKERIADAKRKPPGVNQIQNRKTRRVPRSKIGPR; this is translated from the coding sequence ATGCGCGTTTCCCTGGTTCTGCTGTTTGGCGTGTTGTTCGCGATTGTGGCTGACGCCGGAACTCTCGCAGCCGCCGATGCCGACAAGCCGAACGTTTTGTTTTTGATTTGCGATGACCTCAACTGCGACCTCGGTTGTTATGGGCATCCACAAGTCAAATCGCCCAACATCGATCGATTGGCGCAGCGGGGCGTGCGTTTCTCCAACGCCTATTGCCAATACCCGTTGTGCGGACCCAGCCGCGCGTCTTTCATGACCGGGTTGTATCCCGACCAAACCTTGATTCATCGCAACAGCATTTATATTCGCGAAACAGTTCCCAACGTAAAAACGATGTCGCAAATGTTCCGCAGTGAGGGACATTTCGCCACGCGCATCGGCAAGATCTATCATTACGGCGTTCCACGGCACATCGGCACCAGCGGGCATGATGATCCCTTCTCCTGGGATTACACCATCAATCCCCGCGGTCGCGACAAAGACGAAGAGGATTTGATCTTCAGTCTCATTCCAGGCCAGTTCGGCGGAACGATGAGTTGGCTGGCCGCTGAGGGGACCGATGAAGAACAGACCGACGGCATCGCCGCCACGAACGCCACCGAATTGCTGCAGACGTATGCCGCTGACAAACGGCAGTTCTATCTAGCGGTGGGACTCTATCGTCCGCACACGCCCTACGTGGCGCCCAAGAAATACTTCGACATGTATCCGTTGGATAAGATCCGCGTGCCAACTGTCCCTGACGGCTACTTGGATACACTCCCCAAACCAGCGGTCCGCGCGATTCGACGAAAAAAGCAAAACTCAAACCTGCCGGACAAACTCGCCCGCCAAGCGATTCAAGCTTATTATGCCTCGATCACCTTTGCCGATGCCCAAGTCGGCCGCATTCTCGATGCACTGGATGAAGCGGGGTTGTCGGACAATACGATCGTGTTGTTTACGTCGGACCACGGTTATCACATGGGAGAACATGGCCATTATCAAAAAACGACGCTTTTCGAAAATGCGGCGCGCGTCCCCTTGATCATCGCCGGCCCCGGTGTCACAGCCAAGGGAGCCATCACCAGTGCACTCGCCGAAATGGTCGACTTCTATCCCACGCTGGCCGAAATGACCGGTTTGACAACTCCGGACTATCTACCCGGCGTGAGTCTCGTGCCGGTGCTGAAAGATCCGACACAAACTCCCCGCGATTCCGCACTCACGCAGTACGACTCCGGATACAGCATTCGCACACCGCGATATCGCTACACGCATTGGGGGCCCGACGGAGAAGACGGTGCCGAATTGTATGACCACCAAACGGACCCAGAGGAGATGGTCAATCTGGCCAACAAGCCGGAGTTCGCCGAGTTGGCCCTGCAGCTGTCTAAGCAACTCAAAGAACGCATCGCCGATGCGAAGCGCAAACCCCCCGGCGTGAATCAAATCCAAAACCGCAAAACCCGCAGAGTTCCAAGATCAAAAATTGGCCCACGATAA
- a CDS encoding alkaline phosphatase family protein: MPELTCDMRGVSGDALVVPANAQWVDSGMDVQSGESVTLVAHGRIRHLIPQTEQEIEKSEAGPAGTFFYDDSQGHQEFPLPAAGSGPAPCYCLIGRIGEGRPFFVGDGMSIAAESTGRLYLGVNDFDVSDNTGEFYVEVSKPDTVQPVSFRQDVRRDAPEGLPAAGCSVVVFYVDGLRPDVLEEMSAMHHVPHLTEHFIDGGTHMRNTFTAFPSDTITSNGTMWTGCFSDRHGIKGQIRFSRQRLESESGLDPMGPSRTSRLLRPHGTDKLIHNAQAATVGYFEGNEAEIRWKSSKRTGIPAVYDYLRVEGNDWATGVLPIMTDAPPSMWTRSLARHLPYFQAHQAWQYIDDANAHFAVRHLLNREQPLTVIWLPETDSVSHKYCRGQFGTTRKTIAMADVLVGDVTEELRAQGRLQNTYLVLVSDHGHLGGRKTHLTRYDLVHELFFREREVTADGRWVGGGLGLSVRQHRLENWHTGDTKDKMVYVDGNSDGAARIFLPRGNYQSGDWNGPNRPADLLAYQIAPHLPAVDLPQYIVSSRAVNHAGEEQNPVDLALMKLDDRSILITTADRGQAIIDRRQRKKGGWEYRYTVVDNVRPGANGAAEFDVVENPKTDPLKLLQEVWPQYFTYYHDEEKWLQLTAPTEYPDGVVTLTRHMLWQDHLKVREQEYAPDLVVTARHGWFFGTQNTPGTTHGYPLADAVRATWYLSGPNIRRGARIHEPARLADLTPTILTMASVNTRPEWFEGTVRRTVFATAAAEPSADDTPVHWRDVDLQAWDKLDYAPVPEFDRQPITVNRPGSPWDVNNIAYNALTVGDWSVFRLVDDALAPGKDKKKPVTETVDSIERRGRRSRHKWVAEGTHALNVSEVSLSDYSLTSSGNMYRANGVVDWLQNRGTRLDEKISDKVGRNTVLGAPKVNRAVDGVQDGYWDVYKYVQRLMVEVLDETVLNGLENNVDRAINASRKTPPEILVQ; encoded by the coding sequence GTGCCTGAATTGACGTGTGATATGCGCGGTGTTTCGGGAGATGCCTTGGTCGTGCCGGCCAATGCTCAATGGGTTGATAGCGGAATGGACGTGCAGTCGGGGGAATCGGTGACGTTGGTGGCGCACGGACGAATTCGTCATCTCATCCCCCAAACCGAGCAGGAAATCGAAAAATCCGAAGCGGGACCGGCAGGGACCTTTTTCTACGACGATTCTCAGGGGCATCAAGAATTCCCCTTGCCGGCAGCGGGCAGCGGACCGGCGCCTTGTTATTGCCTGATCGGCCGCATCGGCGAGGGACGTCCGTTTTTTGTCGGCGACGGAATGAGCATTGCGGCTGAGTCGACCGGTCGCTTGTATTTGGGCGTCAACGACTTCGATGTCAGCGACAATACCGGTGAGTTCTATGTCGAGGTCTCCAAACCCGACACCGTGCAACCCGTGTCGTTCCGGCAGGATGTTCGCCGCGACGCACCGGAAGGGCTTCCGGCGGCGGGGTGTTCTGTGGTCGTGTTTTACGTCGACGGACTGCGGCCCGACGTGTTGGAGGAAATGTCGGCCATGCACCATGTGCCGCATCTGACGGAGCATTTCATCGACGGCGGAACGCATATGCGGAACACCTTTACCGCGTTTCCCTCCGATACAATCACCTCCAATGGAACGATGTGGACCGGATGTTTTTCGGATCGGCACGGTATCAAGGGGCAGATTCGCTTCAGCAGGCAACGGCTGGAATCAGAGTCCGGTTTGGATCCCATGGGCCCCAGCCGGACATCACGGCTATTGCGGCCGCACGGGACGGACAAATTAATACACAATGCCCAGGCTGCGACGGTCGGCTATTTTGAGGGTAACGAAGCAGAGATTCGTTGGAAGTCCTCAAAACGGACAGGCATTCCGGCGGTTTACGATTACCTCCGCGTCGAGGGCAACGATTGGGCAACCGGTGTTCTGCCCATCATGACCGATGCGCCGCCTTCCATGTGGACGCGGAGTCTCGCGCGGCATTTGCCCTATTTTCAGGCGCATCAGGCTTGGCAATACATCGACGATGCCAACGCGCACTTCGCTGTCCGGCATTTGCTCAATCGCGAACAACCGCTAACGGTGATTTGGCTGCCGGAAACCGACTCCGTCAGTCACAAATATTGCCGCGGTCAATTTGGCACGACGCGTAAAACAATCGCTATGGCGGACGTATTAGTGGGAGATGTGACCGAAGAGCTGCGGGCGCAGGGACGGTTGCAGAATACGTATCTCGTGCTGGTCAGCGACCATGGGCATCTGGGAGGCCGCAAGACTCACTTGACGCGATACGATCTGGTGCATGAACTGTTTTTTCGCGAACGAGAAGTCACGGCCGATGGCCGCTGGGTTGGCGGCGGGTTAGGACTCTCGGTGCGGCAACACCGATTAGAAAACTGGCACACAGGCGATACGAAAGACAAGATGGTTTACGTCGACGGAAATTCTGACGGAGCCGCACGCATCTTTTTGCCCAGAGGAAACTATCAGTCAGGAGATTGGAACGGTCCCAACCGTCCGGCCGATTTACTGGCCTACCAAATCGCGCCGCACTTACCGGCGGTCGATTTACCGCAATACATCGTCAGTTCCCGAGCGGTCAACCATGCCGGAGAGGAACAAAACCCTGTCGATTTGGCGTTGATGAAACTGGATGATCGTTCGATCCTGATCACCACAGCGGACCGCGGACAGGCGATCATTGATCGGCGGCAACGCAAAAAAGGAGGCTGGGAGTATCGCTATACGGTCGTTGACAATGTCCGTCCTGGCGCAAATGGCGCAGCCGAATTCGATGTCGTAGAGAATCCCAAAACCGATCCGCTCAAACTGCTGCAGGAAGTTTGGCCGCAGTACTTTACTTATTACCACGACGAGGAAAAGTGGCTGCAACTGACGGCGCCGACCGAGTATCCTGATGGCGTGGTGACGCTGACCCGGCATATGTTGTGGCAGGATCACCTCAAAGTCCGTGAGCAAGAATACGCACCCGATCTGGTCGTGACAGCCCGGCATGGTTGGTTTTTCGGAACGCAGAACACACCCGGGACGACGCACGGCTACCCATTGGCCGATGCGGTGCGGGCCACTTGGTATCTGTCGGGACCGAATATTCGTCGCGGCGCGCGGATTCACGAACCTGCCCGTTTGGCTGACTTGACACCCACGATATTGACGATGGCTTCGGTCAATACGCGCCCGGAGTGGTTTGAAGGAACTGTCCGTCGCACCGTCTTCGCAACTGCTGCCGCGGAACCGTCCGCCGACGACACGCCGGTGCATTGGCGCGACGTGGATCTGCAGGCATGGGACAAACTGGATTATGCGCCGGTCCCCGAATTTGACCGGCAGCCGATCACCGTCAATCGCCCCGGCAGCCCCTGGGATGTCAACAACATCGCTTACAACGCTTTGACCGTCGGAGATTGGAGCGTCTTTCGTTTGGTGGACGACGCTTTAGCTCCCGGCAAGGATAAAAAGAAGCCTGTAACCGAAACCGTGGACAGCATCGAACGTCGCGGTCGGCGATCCCGTCACAAATGGGTCGCCGAAGGGACGCACGCGTTGAATGTCTCAGAGGTCTCGCTAAGCGACTATAGCCTGACCTCGTCGGGGAATATGTACCGCGCAAACGGTGTCGTCGACTGGTTGCAAAATCGAGGGACACGGCTTGACGAAAAGATCTCCGACAAAGTCGGCCGCAACACCGTGCTCGGCGCTCCGAAAGTCAATCGCGCTGTGGACGGCGTGCAGGACGGCTACTGGGATGTCTACAAGTACGTCCAGCGGTTGATGGTCGAGGTGTTGGACGAAACCGTGCTCAACGGTCTTGAGAACAACGTCGACCGCGCAATCAACGCATCGCGAAAAACACCCCCGGAAATCCTCGTGCAATAA
- the mutY gene encoding A/G-specific adenine glycosylase, producing MKSSDTDLLAEFDADWRQRFRGQLRRWYARYGRELPWRNSRDPYRVWISEIMLQQTTVTAVVPFFKRFLARFPDVSTLAAGEENDVLRMWEGLGYYSRARNIHKAARIIVADFGGEFPKDVAALESLPGIGRYTAGAIVSFAYDRPAAIVEANTLRLYSRLLGYEQDPRSSSGQRLLWQFAESILPRKQPGTFNQALMDLGATVCTPVDPQCLACPVKSGCRAFQSGSQDRIPVPQKRPELTDVTEAAVAIVHNEEYLLCRRPHGERWAGLWDFPRFATSEFSAPHNGRDLRKIRGELEGHLKTQLGLAAHVEDLLKQFRHSVTRYRIQLLCFTGRLANTTTQPNAEEYAWVCPSDFHEYPLSVTGRKFADILVNKRSELPFID from the coding sequence ATGAAATCAAGCGACACGGATCTCCTTGCAGAGTTCGATGCTGATTGGCGGCAGCGGTTTCGTGGTCAGTTGCGGCGGTGGTATGCGCGGTATGGTCGTGAGTTGCCTTGGCGCAATAGCCGCGATCCGTATCGTGTTTGGATCAGCGAAATCATGCTGCAACAAACGACAGTCACGGCGGTTGTTCCCTTCTTCAAGCGATTCCTTGCACGCTTCCCCGACGTGTCAACCTTAGCGGCGGGCGAGGAAAACGACGTGCTGCGGATGTGGGAGGGGTTGGGGTATTACAGTCGTGCCCGGAATATCCATAAGGCGGCCCGCATCATCGTCGCCGATTTTGGTGGAGAATTTCCCAAAGATGTCGCGGCACTGGAATCGCTGCCGGGCATTGGACGTTACACGGCTGGGGCGATTGTCTCGTTTGCGTATGATCGTCCCGCGGCAATCGTCGAAGCCAACACCTTGCGGCTGTACAGCCGATTGTTGGGATACGAACAGGACCCGCGCTCAAGCAGCGGACAACGGTTGCTGTGGCAGTTCGCGGAATCGATTCTGCCGCGCAAACAACCGGGGACGTTCAATCAAGCGTTGATGGATCTGGGGGCGACGGTCTGTACACCGGTGGATCCGCAATGCCTTGCTTGTCCGGTCAAATCGGGTTGCCGCGCGTTTCAATCCGGATCACAGGACCGAATTCCGGTTCCACAAAAGCGCCCGGAGCTCACCGATGTGACCGAAGCCGCTGTTGCTATTGTGCACAACGAAGAATACCTGTTGTGTCGACGCCCGCACGGCGAACGCTGGGCCGGACTGTGGGACTTTCCACGATTTGCAACGTCTGAATTTTCCGCCCCTCACAATGGCCGTGATCTGCGGAAAATTCGAGGCGAACTAGAAGGCCATCTAAAAACGCAACTTGGGCTGGCTGCCCACGTCGAGGATCTACTGAAACAGTTCCGTCACAGCGTCACCCGGTACCGAATTCAACTGTTGTGCTTCACGGGCAGATTGGCCAACACAACCACGCAGCCAAATGCCGAAGAATACGCCTGGGTCTGCCCGTCTGACTTTCATGAGTACCCATTATCGGTGACGGGACGGAAATTCGCTGATATTTTGGTGAACAAACGGTCTGAACTCCCGTTTATCGATTAG